In Streptococcus dysgalactiae subsp. dysgalactiae, the following are encoded in one genomic region:
- a CDS encoding carbamoyl phosphate synthase small subunit — MAKRLLILEDGTIFEGDPFGADKDVTGEIVFNTGMTGYQESITDQSYNGQLLTFTYPLIGNYGINRDDYESITPTCKGVIVSEASRLASNWRQQMTLDDFLKIKGIPGISGIDTRALTKIIRQHGTMKATMADDGDTIQHLKDQLRATVLPTNTIEQVSTKAAYPAPGIGKSIVLVDFGLKHSILRELSKRQCNVTVVPFTITVEEVLQLNPDGLMLSNGPGNPEQLPEVLDMIREVQGKIPIFGICMGHQLFSLANGAKTFKMTFGHRGFNHAVREIATGRVDFTSQNHGYAVERESLPETLMVTHEEINDKTIEGVRHRDFPAFSVQFHPDAAPGPHDASYLFDEFLDMIDAWQLKQQAKK, encoded by the coding sequence ATGGCAAAACGATTACTTATTTTGGAAGATGGTACTATTTTTGAGGGAGACCCCTTTGGAGCAGATAAAGATGTGACTGGCGAAATTGTTTTTAACACAGGGATGACAGGTTATCAAGAGTCCATTACTGACCAGTCCTATAATGGTCAACTGTTAACCTTTACCTACCCTCTGATTGGAAATTATGGCATTAACCGTGATGACTATGAATCGATTACACCAACGTGTAAAGGGGTTATTGTCTCTGAAGCCAGTCGGCTGGCAAGTAATTGGCGCCAGCAAATGACGCTAGATGACTTTTTAAAAATAAAAGGTATCCCAGGTATTTCAGGAATTGATACGAGAGCATTGACCAAAATTATTCGACAACACGGAACCATGAAAGCTACGATGGCAGATGATGGAGATACTATCCAGCATTTAAAAGATCAACTGCGTGCAACCGTGTTACCAACTAACACTATCGAGCAAGTCTCAACAAAAGCAGCCTACCCAGCACCAGGTATTGGAAAAAGTATAGTTTTGGTTGATTTCGGCTTAAAACATTCGATCTTAAGAGAGTTATCAAAAAGACAATGTAACGTCACCGTGGTTCCATTTACTATCACAGTAGAAGAAGTACTTCAATTGAATCCCGATGGCTTAATGTTGTCTAACGGTCCTGGAAATCCTGAACAGTTACCAGAAGTTTTGGACATGATTCGAGAGGTTCAAGGGAAGATTCCGATTTTTGGTATTTGTATGGGTCATCAACTCTTTAGCTTGGCAAATGGCGCAAAGACTTTTAAAATGACTTTTGGTCATCGAGGTTTTAACCATGCGGTTAGAGAAATTGCAACGGGAAGAGTGGATTTCACTAGTCAGAATCATGGTTATGCTGTAGAACGCGAAAGTTTACCAGAAACACTTATGGTGACACATGAGGAAATCAATGATAAAACGATCGAAGGAGTCAGACATCGTGACTTTCCAGCCTTTTCCGTCCAATTTCATCCTGATGCTGCCCCTGGTCCTCATGATGCTAGCTATTTATTCGATGAATTTTTAGATATGATTGATGCTTGGCAATTGAAACAGCAAGCAAAAAAATAA
- the rplU gene encoding 50S ribosomal protein L21, translating into MSTYAIIKTGGKQVKVEVGQAIYVEKIDAEAGAEVTFNEVVLVGGDKTVVGTPVVEGATVVGTVEKQGKQKKVVTFKYKPKKGSHRKQGHRQPYTKVVINAINA; encoded by the coding sequence ATGAGCACATACGCAATCATCAAAACTGGTGGAAAACAAGTTAAAGTTGAAGTAGGTCAAGCAATCTACGTTGAGAAAATTGACGCTGAAGCTGGCGCAGAAGTAACTTTTAACGAAGTTGTTCTTGTAGGTGGTGACAAAACTGTAGTTGGTACTCCGGTTGTTGAAGGAGCTACTGTCGTTGGAACTGTTGAAAAACAAGGAAAACAAAAGAAAGTTGTAACTTTCAAATACAAACCTAAAAAAGGTAGCCACCGTAAACAAGGTCATCGTCAACCTTACACTAAAGTTGTCATCAACGCAATCAACGCTTAA
- a CDS encoding TVP38/TMEM64 family protein: protein MPSKTRTLTHKQTIQILTAFGIALSLLFLAYFQQHPNFFAVGGTFQAYLVKLGILAPCLFILIQIVQVVYPVIPGGLTCVLGHVVFGPFLGFIYNTVGIFIGSLISFMLARKYGAQFAKIFVSDDTYNKYIPYLDKGKYFERFLAAAFILPGFPDDFLCMVAGLGKMSLRKFTAIFLLAKPVTLYIYTILTYQGFQLVGQVLQS, encoded by the coding sequence ATGCCTTCTAAAACTCGGACCCTAACTCATAAGCAAACCATCCAAATCCTTACTGCCTTTGGAATTGCTTTATCCTTACTCTTTTTGGCTTATTTCCAGCAACATCCTAACTTCTTTGCTGTAGGAGGAACTTTTCAAGCTTACCTCGTTAAACTTGGGATTTTAGCTCCTTGTTTATTTATCCTTATTCAAATCGTTCAGGTTGTCTATCCTGTTATCCCTGGCGGTTTAACCTGTGTCTTAGGGCATGTGGTTTTCGGACCTTTCTTAGGCTTTATTTATAATACGGTTGGTATTTTTATCGGCTCTCTCATTAGCTTCATGCTTGCCAGAAAATATGGTGCACAATTTGCCAAAATCTTTGTTTCCGATGATACTTACAACAAGTACATTCCCTACCTAGACAAGGGTAAATACTTTGAACGCTTTCTGGCTGCTGCTTTTATTTTACCAGGATTTCCAGACGACTTCCTCTGCATGGTAGCTGGTTTAGGCAAGATGTCTCTTCGCAAATTCACCGCTATCTTCTTACTAGCGAAGCCTGTTACCCTTTATATCTACACTATCCTCACCTATCAAGGATTCCAACTTGTTGGTCAGGTCTTACAGTCTTAG
- the rpmA gene encoding 50S ribosomal protein L27: MLKMNLANLQLFAHKKGGGSTSNGRDSQAKRLGAKAADGQTVSGGSILYRQRGTHIYPGVNVGRGGDDTLFAKVEGVVRFERKGRDKKQVSVYPVAK; the protein is encoded by the coding sequence ATGTTAAAAATGAATCTTGCTAACTTGCAACTTTTCGCCCACAAAAAAGGTGGAGGTTCTACTTCAAATGGACGTGACTCACAAGCTAAACGCCTAGGGGCTAAAGCTGCTGACGGTCAAACCGTTTCAGGTGGTTCCATTCTTTATCGTCAACGTGGAACTCATATTTATCCAGGCGTAAATGTAGGCCGTGGTGGAGATGACACACTTTTCGCTAAAGTGGAAGGTGTTGTACGTTTCGAACGTAAAGGACGCGATAAAAAACAAGTTTCTGTTTATCCAGTAGCTAAATAA
- a CDS encoding RluA family pseudouridine synthase — MEINALTSGQRLDKALADLSPLSRGQANDQIKQGLVLVNGQQKKAKYTVQAGDVIQFELPEEEVLEYQAQVIPLDIIYEDEALAIINKPQGMVVHPSAGHPSGTMVNALMYHIKDLSSINGVVRPGIVHRIDKDTSGLLMVAKTDEAHQALAAELKAKKSLRKYLAIVHGNLPNDRGMIEAPIGRSEKDRKKQAVTAKGKEAVTRFTVLERFGDYSLVELQLETGRTHQIRVHMAYIGHPVAGDPLYGPRKTLSGHGQFLHAETLGLTHPLTGEDMLFTVAPPAIFQKTLQQLRQKQ, encoded by the coding sequence ATGGAAATTAATGCGTTGACGTCGGGGCAGCGTCTGGATAAGGCCTTGGCTGACTTAAGCCCCTTGTCACGGGGCCAAGCCAATGATCAAATTAAGCAAGGCCTTGTTTTAGTGAATGGCCAGCAAAAAAAAGCAAAATATACGGTTCAGGCAGGCGATGTGATTCAGTTTGAATTGCCAGAAGAAGAAGTCTTAGAGTACCAAGCTCAGGTTATCCCCTTGGACATTATCTATGAGGATGAAGCCTTAGCTATTATTAATAAACCGCAAGGAATGGTTGTTCATCCCTCGGCGGGGCACCCTTCAGGAACAATGGTTAATGCCTTGATGTATCATATCAAGGATTTGTCCTCAATCAATGGTGTGGTTCGTCCAGGAATTGTCCATCGGATTGATAAGGATACCTCGGGACTGTTAATGGTAGCTAAAACAGATGAAGCTCATCAAGCTTTGGCCGCAGAATTAAAAGCTAAAAAATCTCTCAGAAAATACCTAGCCATTGTTCATGGAAACCTACCGAATGATCGTGGGATGATTGAAGCTCCTATAGGTCGTAGCGAAAAAGACCGTAAAAAACAAGCAGTCACAGCGAAAGGTAAGGAAGCAGTGACACGTTTTACAGTGCTAGAGCGCTTTGGAGATTATAGTCTGGTGGAATTACAACTTGAAACTGGTCGCACCCATCAGATTCGTGTTCATATGGCTTATATTGGGCATCCTGTTGCTGGTGACCCTTTATATGGCCCTCGTAAAACCTTGTCAGGACACGGCCAATTTCTTCATGCCGAAACATTGGGGCTGACCCACCCTTTAACAGGGGAAGACATGTTATTTACCGTTGCGCCTCCTGCTATTTTCCAAAAAACATTACAGCAATTAAGACAAAAACAGTAA
- a CDS encoding LysR family transcriptional regulator — MNIQQLRYVVAIANNGTFREAASKLFVSQPSLSVSIKDLEAELGFQIFNRTTSGTVLTSQGLVFYEKALEVVKSFDAFEKTFSQADLDQNEFSIASQHYDFLPPLITAFSQQYDGQRIFRIFESTTIQILDEVAQGNSELGIIYLNADNQKGLFQRMDKLGLEYVSLIPFTTHIYLSKTHPLANREALYLKDIQGLPAVRFTQEKDEYLYYSENFVDTSECPRIYNVSDRATLNGILERTDAFATGSGFLDHRSVNGIKVIPLIDHIDNHMIYVKRKDKNLSVAGATFVTILKDYFNERRKALL, encoded by the coding sequence ATGAATATCCAACAATTACGTTATGTGGTTGCTATTGCTAATAATGGAACTTTTCGGGAAGCCGCCTCAAAATTGTTTGTTAGTCAGCCAAGCTTATCGGTTTCTATCAAAGATTTAGAAGCAGAACTAGGATTTCAAATTTTTAATCGGACCACTTCTGGCACAGTGCTGACAAGTCAAGGGCTGGTTTTCTACGAAAAAGCTTTGGAAGTCGTGAAAAGCTTTGACGCTTTTGAAAAAACCTTTTCGCAGGCTGATTTGGATCAAAATGAATTTTCGATTGCTAGTCAGCATTATGACTTTTTACCTCCTCTGATTACTGCCTTTTCTCAGCAGTATGATGGCCAACGCATTTTTCGGATTTTTGAATCCACTACAATCCAAATTTTGGATGAAGTGGCGCAAGGAAATAGTGAGTTAGGTATTATTTATTTAAACGCTGACAATCAAAAAGGCCTTTTTCAACGCATGGATAAGTTGGGTTTGGAATATGTTTCTTTAATTCCTTTTACAACCCATATTTATCTTTCGAAAACTCATCCATTAGCCAATCGCGAGGCACTTTATTTGAAAGATATTCAAGGATTACCTGCTGTAAGGTTTACTCAGGAAAAAGATGAATACTTGTACTATTCTGAAAATTTTGTGGACACTAGTGAATGCCCTCGTATCTACAATGTGTCAGACAGAGCAACGTTGAATGGTATTTTGGAAAGAACCGATGCCTTTGCGACGGGATCAGGTTTTCTTGATCATCGTAGTGTGAATGGTATTAAAGTGATTCCTTTGATTGACCATATTGACAACCATATGATTTATGTCAAACGAAAAGATAAAAACCTTTCAGTTGCTGGTGCCACATTTGTGACTATTTTAAAAGATTATTTTAATGAAAGAAGGAAAGCTTTATTGTGA
- the lspA gene encoding signal peptidase II, whose protein sequence is MKKLLFVLSSIFLIALDQFSKYWIVSHIELGQIKPFIPGIVSLTYLQNNGAAFSMLQNQQWFFVIMTTLVIGYAIYYVMTHPQLTIWKQLALLLIISGGIGNFIDRLRLSYVIDMVHLDVIDFAIFNVADAYLTLGVILLVVCLWKEEDYGN, encoded by the coding sequence GTGAAAAAGTTACTTTTTGTACTTAGTTCAATCTTCCTTATTGCTTTGGATCAATTCAGTAAATATTGGATTGTTTCACATATTGAACTTGGACAGATAAAACCCTTTATACCTGGTATAGTCAGTTTGACTTACTTACAGAATAATGGAGCTGCCTTTTCCATGTTACAAAACCAGCAATGGTTCTTTGTTATAATGACAACCTTGGTGATTGGCTATGCTATTTACTATGTGATGACCCACCCACAGTTGACAATCTGGAAACAATTAGCCCTTTTACTAATCATTTCAGGTGGCATTGGTAATTTTATTGATCGTTTGCGCCTGTCCTATGTGATTGATATGGTGCATCTAGATGTTATTGATTTTGCAATTTTCAATGTGGCAGATGCTTACCTCACTTTGGGAGTCATTTTATTAGTAGTGTGTTTATGGAAAGAAGAGGATTATGGAAATTAA
- the pyrR gene encoding bifunctional pyr operon transcriptional regulator/uracil phosphoribosyltransferase PyrR, translated as MKSKEIVDDVTMKRAITRITYEIIERNKQLDNVVLAGIKTRGVFLARRIQERLRQLEGLELPIGELDIKPFRDDVKVDEDTTLMPVDITGKDVILVDDVLYTGRTIRAAIDNLVSLGRPARVSLAVLVDRGHRELPIRADYVGKNIPTSSVEEIIVEVVEVDGRDRVSIVDPT; from the coding sequence ATGAAATCTAAGGAAATTGTCGATGACGTGACCATGAAGCGCGCCATTACCCGTATTACTTATGAGATTATCGAACGCAACAAACAATTGGACAATGTGGTTTTGGCAGGAATCAAAACGCGAGGTGTTTTTTTAGCCCGTCGTATTCAAGAAAGATTACGTCAACTCGAAGGACTAGAACTACCTATTGGCGAATTAGATATCAAACCTTTCCGAGATGATGTGAAAGTTGATGAAGACACGACATTGATGCCTGTTGATATTACAGGTAAGGATGTGATTTTAGTCGACGATGTGCTTTATACAGGACGTACCATTCGAGCGGCCATTGATAACTTAGTGAGTCTAGGTAGACCAGCCCGTGTTAGTCTAGCTGTTTTAGTCGATCGTGGTCATCGGGAATTGCCGATTCGTGCGGATTATGTCGGAAAGAATATTCCGACTAGCAGCGTGGAAGAAATTATTGTTGAGGTTGTCGAAGTTGATGGCCGTGATCGCGTTAGCATTGTTGACCCAACATAA
- a CDS encoding uracil-xanthine permease family protein encodes MKDVIYDVEEVPKAGMLIGLSFQHLFAMFGATVLVPILVGIDPSVALLSSGLGTLAHLSVTKFKIPAYMGSSFAYIAAMQLLMKTDGIGAVAQGAMTGGLVYLIVALIVKAIGNDWIDNILPPIVVGPIVMVIGLSLASTAVNDVMLKNGSYNLTYLVIGLVTLLSVIFFNIYGKGIVAIVPILLGLLVGYVVALLVGVLTGQEIVDFTNVAQAKWFSIPSVEIPFLTYGIKFYPSAILTMAPIAFVTMTEHFGHIMVLNSLTKRDYFKDPGLEKTLTGDGFAQMIAGFLGAPPVTSYGENIGVMALNKIFSVYVIAGAAVIAALLSFVGKVSALIQSIPSPVIGGISVALFGVIASSGLKILIESKVDMDNKKNLLIASVILVSGIGGLMLQVNGLQISGVAFSTLLGIILYQVLPEK; translated from the coding sequence GTGAAAGATGTCATTTATGATGTAGAAGAAGTTCCAAAGGCAGGTATGTTAATTGGTCTGTCTTTCCAGCACTTATTTGCTATGTTTGGTGCGACTGTTCTGGTTCCCATTCTAGTTGGAATTGACCCATCAGTTGCTTTGTTATCTAGTGGTTTAGGAACCCTTGCCCACTTATCAGTGACCAAATTTAAAATTCCAGCATATATGGGATCAAGTTTTGCCTATATTGCAGCAATGCAACTGTTGATGAAGACAGATGGTATTGGAGCTGTGGCTCAAGGGGCTATGACAGGAGGTCTAGTTTACCTGATTGTAGCTTTAATTGTTAAAGCTATTGGCAATGATTGGATTGATAACATCTTACCACCGATTGTGGTTGGTCCTATTGTTATGGTCATTGGTCTAAGCCTAGCTTCTACAGCTGTTAATGATGTCATGCTAAAAAATGGGAGCTATAATCTGACTTATCTTGTTATTGGGTTAGTCACCTTATTATCAGTTATTTTTTTCAATATTTATGGTAAAGGAATTGTCGCTATTGTTCCCATTTTATTAGGGTTATTAGTTGGTTATGTTGTAGCCCTTTTAGTGGGTGTTCTCACCGGTCAAGAAATTGTTGATTTTACCAATGTGGCTCAGGCCAAATGGTTTAGTATCCCATCAGTGGAAATTCCTTTCCTCACCTACGGGATTAAATTCTATCCAAGTGCCATTTTAACCATGGCTCCGATTGCCTTTGTTACAATGACAGAACATTTTGGACATATTATGGTCTTAAATAGTTTGACAAAAAGAGATTATTTCAAGGATCCAGGACTCGAAAAGACCCTTACAGGTGATGGTTTTGCGCAAATGATTGCCGGTTTTCTAGGCGCACCGCCAGTGACTTCCTATGGTGAAAATATTGGTGTTATGGCTTTAAATAAAATATTCTCAGTCTACGTCATTGCGGGCGCCGCAGTGATTGCAGCTCTCCTTAGCTTTGTGGGTAAAGTATCTGCTTTAATTCAGTCTATTCCATCCCCAGTAATCGGAGGTATCTCTGTTGCTTTGTTTGGGGTGATTGCTTCAAGTGGTTTGAAAATCTTGATTGAATCAAAAGTTGATATGGATAATAAGAAAAATCTATTGATTGCTAGTGTTATTTTGGTCTCTGGGATTGGAGGATTGATGCTTCAAGTAAATGGTCTTCAAATTTCAGGTGTCGCTTTCTCAACACTTCTTGGAATCATCCTATATCAGGTACTTCCTGAAAAATAA
- a CDS encoding aspartate carbamoyltransferase catalytic subunit — translation MSVVNNRVALTNLVSMETLTNEEVLGLINRGSEYKAGKVALPKLQDQFVVNLFFENSTRTHRSFEVAEKKLGLTVLDFNADTSAVNKGESLYDTVLTMSALGTDICVIRHPEDDYYKALVESPTITASIVNGGDGSGQHPSQCLLDLLTIYEEFGRFEGLKIAIAGDLTHSRVAKSNMQILKRLGAELYFYGPKEWYSEEFDSYGAYTAIDHIIEELDVLMLLRVQHERHDGQQSFSKDSYHQQFGLTQERYNALKDSAIIMHPAPVNRDVEIADSLVEAPKARIVSQMTNGVFVRMAIIEAILNGRSHC, via the coding sequence ATGTCAGTCGTTAATAACCGTGTTGCACTTACTAATTTAGTTTCAATGGAAACATTAACCAATGAAGAAGTTTTAGGGCTTATCAACCGAGGTTCAGAATACAAAGCAGGAAAGGTTGCCCTACCTAAACTGCAAGATCAGTTTGTGGTCAACCTCTTTTTTGAAAATTCTACTAGAACTCATAGATCATTTGAAGTAGCTGAGAAAAAACTTGGGTTAACCGTTCTTGATTTTAATGCAGATACGAGTGCTGTTAATAAGGGAGAAAGCTTGTATGATACTGTGTTAACCATGAGTGCCCTAGGGACAGATATTTGTGTGATTCGTCATCCTGAAGATGATTATTACAAGGCCTTAGTGGAGAGTCCAACAATCACAGCTTCAATTGTTAATGGCGGAGATGGTTCTGGACAGCATCCAAGCCAGTGTCTGCTTGACTTGTTAACTATTTACGAAGAGTTTGGGCGATTTGAGGGGTTAAAAATTGCGATTGCAGGGGACTTGACCCATTCGCGTGTCGCAAAATCAAACATGCAGATTTTAAAACGATTAGGAGCAGAGCTTTATTTCTATGGTCCCAAAGAATGGTATTCAGAAGAATTTGACAGTTACGGGGCTTACACTGCGATTGATCACATTATTGAAGAGTTAGATGTCCTGATGTTGCTTCGGGTGCAACATGAGCGTCACGATGGTCAGCAAAGTTTTTCAAAAGATAGTTACCATCAGCAGTTTGGACTGACACAAGAACGTTACAATGCTTTAAAGGACTCTGCTATTATTATGCATCCAGCTCCTGTTAACCGTGATGTGGAAATTGCAGATAGTTTGGTAGAAGCACCGAAGGCAAGAATTGTTTCTCAAATGACGAACGGTGTCTTTGTACGTATGGCTATTATTGAGGCTATTCTTAATGGCAGAAGCCATTGCTGA
- a CDS encoding ribosomal-processing cysteine protease Prp has protein sequence MIKAIFTRPKNGQLSSVTLTGHAGSGKHGFDIVCASVSTLAINFVNSLEVLADCQALVDLNDVEGGYMVITIPPHDNKEEVQLLFESFLLGMTSLANDSSKFVKTQVIKI, from the coding sequence ATGATTAAAGCAATTTTTACTCGCCCAAAAAATGGTCAACTGAGCAGTGTTACACTGACAGGTCATGCTGGTAGTGGTAAACATGGCTTTGATATTGTTTGTGCCTCTGTTAGTACTCTAGCCATTAACTTTGTTAATTCTCTTGAGGTGTTAGCAGATTGCCAAGCATTAGTAGATCTTAATGATGTTGAAGGTGGGTATATGGTTATTACAATACCACCACATGACAACAAAGAGGAAGTTCAATTATTATTTGAATCTTTTCTTCTAGGAATGACTAGTTTGGCGAATGATTCTTCGAAATTTGTCAAAACTCAAGTCATCAAAATTTAA